The following coding sequences lie in one Enterococcus sp. 9E7_DIV0242 genomic window:
- a CDS encoding WxL domain-containing protein, which translates to MKLRKLCAIALVGTIGVATVGTVSASADQLSLDSKGTVEVEGGMIDPTKPDNITDAEKPDGPAIPPTTPGVETNPDIKDKGIIAVSHLDFGKIQVNTTSAYAAPLTLEDGAGTRGNIVSFGDVTGNYTGYTVTGELTSQFTNTTTTLDGASITYTNPLLDTSGTGTIAAAVPTSVVLSTDGGVQTFVTAAAGEGSGLWTLEFGQSSIYEGPTAGTDANSVELSIPTSVASAMTTGMYTATVTWTLGALA; encoded by the coding sequence ATGAAATTAAGAAAATTATGTGCCATTGCTTTAGTAGGAACAATCGGAGTAGCAACAGTAGGGACTGTGTCTGCGAGCGCAGATCAATTATCATTAGATTCAAAAGGTACGGTTGAAGTAGAAGGCGGTATGATTGATCCAACAAAACCTGACAACATCACGGATGCAGAAAAACCAGATGGACCAGCTATTCCGCCAACAACACCGGGTGTTGAAACAAACCCGGATATTAAAGATAAAGGAATTATCGCAGTATCTCATTTAGATTTTGGTAAGATCCAAGTAAATACAACTTCTGCTTATGCTGCACCTCTAACACTTGAGGATGGTGCCGGCACACGTGGGAACATTGTTTCATTTGGTGATGTAACGGGTAATTATACGGGGTATACCGTTACTGGTGAATTGACAAGTCAATTTACTAACACGACAACAACACTTGACGGGGCTTCAATCACTTATACAAACCCATTATTGGATACTTCTGGAACAGGTACTATTGCAGCAGCAGTACCAACATCAGTTGTACTGAGTACTGATGGAGGGGTACAAACCTTTGTGACTGCAGCAGCAGGTGAAGGTAGTGGACTGTGGACATTAGAGTTTGGTCAAAGTTCAATCTATGAAGGGCCAACTGCTGGAACAGATGCAAACTCTGTTGAGTTGAGTATTCCAACAAGTGTTGCTTCTGCAATGACAACAGGAATGTATACAGCTACAGTTACTTGGACTTTGGGGGCACTTGCATAA
- a CDS encoding DUF916 and DUF3324 domain-containing protein — MRQEVEKKQKNNFFKVFTCFFLLYLSVVGANIVAWGAEENTDDDSVSVAGFTYTLEFPENQMDATLGYYQLMMEPSQQQTLSIILSNPSSEPITVNLALNGAKTNKTGVIEYTNSEIENDASLAFPFEELVTGPESVELAAGETKQIELSIKMPDTGFDGVIAGGLQLMKAGQTENASPSGGSNVINQYAYVVSILLQENGAELSPDLQFNRAYGGQLNYRNSVYVNFSNVIAAYLNDLTVEAQVMKKDSNTVLYEAKKTSMRMAPNSFMDFPISMNGDRMEAGTYTVRVLATSGDQRWEWTEDFEISDEEAQQYNERDVGLTQDTGINWLFIALIVGAFVVVAAGIFLFITLSRKRKKGQKQKQRPKNNSNGTVKKKRL; from the coding sequence ATGAGACAAGAGGTTGAAAAAAAACAGAAAAATAATTTTTTTAAGGTGTTCACCTGTTTCTTCTTACTGTACTTATCAGTAGTAGGAGCGAACATAGTTGCATGGGGGGCAGAAGAGAATACAGACGATGATTCGGTTTCAGTAGCCGGTTTTACTTATACACTTGAGTTTCCTGAAAATCAGATGGATGCAACATTGGGTTACTATCAGTTAATGATGGAACCAAGTCAACAACAGACACTCTCTATCATTCTTAGCAACCCCAGTTCAGAACCAATTACGGTCAATTTGGCTCTAAATGGAGCAAAAACCAATAAAACAGGGGTTATTGAATATACGAATAGCGAGATTGAAAATGATGCCTCACTGGCTTTTCCGTTTGAAGAGTTGGTCACAGGTCCTGAGTCTGTTGAGCTGGCTGCCGGAGAAACAAAACAGATAGAGCTAAGCATCAAGATGCCGGATACTGGATTTGATGGGGTTATTGCTGGGGGTCTACAGCTGATGAAAGCAGGACAAACAGAAAATGCAAGTCCTAGCGGGGGCTCTAATGTGATTAATCAGTACGCCTACGTTGTTTCTATCTTACTACAGGAGAATGGAGCAGAGCTAAGTCCTGACTTGCAATTCAATCGTGCCTACGGCGGACAATTAAATTACCGAAACTCCGTGTATGTAAATTTTTCGAATGTCATTGCAGCCTATTTGAATGACCTGACCGTTGAAGCACAGGTGATGAAAAAAGACAGTAATACGGTCCTTTATGAAGCAAAGAAAACCTCGATGCGGATGGCACCTAATTCCTTTATGGACTTTCCAATTAGTATGAACGGAGATCGCATGGAAGCAGGAACGTATACAGTACGCGTCTTAGCTACTTCTGGCGATCAACGTTGGGAATGGACAGAGGATTTTGAAATTTCAGATGAAGAGGCTCAACAGTACAATGAGCGGGATGTCGGCTTGACACAAGATACAGGAATTAACTGGTTGTTTATCGCATTGATTGTTGGGGCTTTTGTTGTGGTAGCTGCGGGTATCTTCTTGTTTATTACACTTTCTCGTAAAAGGAAAAAAGGACAGAAACAGAAGCAACGTCCAAAGAATAATAGCAATGGAACCGTTAAGAAGAAAAGACTTTAA
- a CDS encoding helix-turn-helix domain-containing protein — MNEIGYDLLTDASIKRKVTILTHLLESEVPLPLSELADFCEVSLKTLRRDVQTLGDYFPDTIYQENAALSLNPLKSREPISKFIDEQIKGNMLFTIVEDTFYGECEPIEYLSEKFFVAESTLRKHLSLLKKVLKPFDLTLNLSPVEILGNEVNIRYFYFHFFEHSLEYSGSVYPEAKQSDLYNLLRSFLHKHGLVLNVNYHRLICWFFISEQRIRQKKLVYLDKSIIDKYASFHAVFTIRNALEKMSPPSVMFAVSESEIIFSFLLSLDTIVYDAKSHFLPNDFLIEMEKYENLVTDFFKVSNLTYALNVELKAIIKAFLVNEHALQGLTGLFHKNKPRFNSMIQKKYPDTYSIWIKILKKQTDFDYISDLAVSLTALTKAKVNRSRKVLFAFNGTSAETAYYKYQAQKYVPKTTETLFIFNQPIDNDLIERLDIDFCVCNFSLSVYDLSCKFFKFASVPSVVEWETLTNKLSAI; from the coding sequence ATGAACGAAATTGGTTATGATTTACTTACTGATGCATCAATCAAAAGAAAAGTAACTATTTTAACTCACTTATTGGAATCAGAAGTTCCTCTCCCGCTTTCTGAATTAGCGGATTTTTGTGAGGTTTCTCTAAAAACACTTAGAAGAGATGTTCAAACATTAGGTGATTATTTCCCCGATACTATCTATCAGGAAAACGCAGCACTTTCACTTAATCCATTGAAAAGTCGGGAGCCCATCTCTAAGTTTATCGATGAACAAATCAAAGGAAATATGCTGTTCACTATAGTAGAGGATACATTTTACGGAGAGTGTGAACCAATAGAATATTTATCTGAAAAATTCTTTGTGGCAGAATCTACATTGAGAAAACACCTCTCTTTATTAAAAAAAGTCTTAAAGCCCTTTGATCTGACACTAAATTTATCACCAGTAGAAATTTTAGGAAACGAAGTGAATATCCGCTATTTTTACTTTCATTTTTTTGAACATTCTCTTGAATACAGCGGTTCTGTTTATCCAGAAGCAAAACAGTCTGATCTTTACAATCTTTTAAGAAGCTTCCTGCACAAACATGGCTTAGTCTTGAATGTAAATTACCACAGACTTATCTGCTGGTTCTTTATTAGCGAACAAAGAATTCGCCAAAAAAAATTAGTCTATTTGGATAAATCAATAATCGATAAATACGCTTCATTTCATGCTGTCTTTACCATTAGAAATGCATTAGAAAAGATGTCCCCCCCTTCGGTTATGTTCGCAGTTAGTGAGTCTGAAATTATTTTTTCCTTCTTACTTTCCCTAGATACTATTGTTTATGATGCAAAAAGTCATTTTTTGCCGAATGATTTTCTTATTGAGATGGAAAAATATGAGAACCTTGTTACTGATTTTTTCAAAGTATCCAACTTAACTTATGCCTTAAATGTTGAGCTTAAAGCGATAATCAAGGCCTTTTTAGTTAATGAGCATGCTTTGCAAGGATTAACTGGTCTTTTTCACAAAAACAAACCTCGCTTTAATTCAATGATTCAAAAAAAATATCCGGATACATATAGTATCTGGATAAAGATTCTAAAAAAGCAGACTGATTTCGACTATATCAGTGATTTAGCTGTTAGCTTAACTGCTCTAACAAAGGCGAAAGTCAACAGGAGCAGAAAAGTATTATTCGCCTTCAATGGCACATCTGCTGAAACAGCTTATTACAAATATCAAGCGCAAAAATATGTTCCTAAAACAACTGAAACTCTTTTTATTTTCAATCAACCAATTGATAATGATCTTATTGAGCGTTTAGATATAGACTTTTGCGTATGTAATTTTTCTTTGTCTGTTTATGATCTGAGTTGTAAATTCTTCAAATTCGCAAGCGTTCCTTCAGTTGTGGAATGGGAAACACTAACTAATAAACTAAGCGCCATTTAA
- a CDS encoding helix-turn-helix domain-containing protein has protein sequence MATDKIDLDKLEIYSAAEAAEILGKEKSYIRQLYAKYPDRFPPGSVRKIGREYLVTKEAIKALKQK, from the coding sequence GTGGCAACCGATAAAATTGATCTGGATAAATTAGAAATTTATTCAGCGGCAGAAGCGGCGGAAATACTGGGAAAAGAAAAAAGCTATATAAGACAGCTATACGCAAAATATCCAGATCGTTTTCCGCCCGGTTCTGTTCGTAAAATTGGTAGAGAGTATTTAGTGACAAAAGAAGCCATAAAAGCCTTGAAACAAAAGTGA
- a CDS encoding peptidoglycan amidohydrolase family protein, translated as MPNFETMIKWMADRVGNVTYSQNQRLGPYSYDCSSAVYFALRTGGFLAGNKMGNTDSLFNDLEAAGWKQVPLVNGYYAVKRGDIFIWGIRGASGGDFGHTGIFLNEKDQMIHCNFGYNGITINDHDTIWSYNGKPNVTVYRYSGQTSGNGSGSNESNTNNGGNVVETPKGEWLAESATFYPNTTINLRTAASTGASIIAKITPGQSIKYDAYKVDSNGHVWIRQPRANGTYGYLATGTTANGKRNGTPWGTFK; from the coding sequence ATGCCTAACTTTGAAACGATGATCAAATGGATGGCCGACCGTGTGGGTAATGTGACATACTCACAGAACCAGCGACTAGGGCCTTACAGCTATGATTGCAGTTCTGCTGTATACTTTGCTTTAAGAACTGGCGGCTTCCTTGCAGGCAATAAGATGGGCAACACGGATTCATTGTTTAACGACCTGGAAGCTGCGGGCTGGAAACAGGTGCCACTGGTCAATGGCTATTATGCTGTGAAGCGTGGAGACATTTTCATTTGGGGGATCAGGGGGGCTTCCGGTGGTGACTTTGGCCACACAGGTATTTTTCTGAATGAAAAAGATCAAATGATTCATTGCAATTTTGGCTATAATGGAATCACGATCAACGACCATGACACGATCTGGAGTTATAACGGCAAGCCAAACGTAACTGTGTACAGATACAGTGGCCAAACGTCCGGCAACGGATCCGGATCCAACGAATCAAATACAAACAACGGCGGCAACGTAGTGGAAACACCGAAAGGCGAGTGGCTTGCAGAATCGGCAACATTCTACCCAAACACTACAATAAACCTTCGTACTGCAGCCAGCACTGGGGCCTCTATCATTGCGAAAATAACGCCTGGCCAGTCAATAAAGTATGATGCCTATAAGGTTGATTCAAACGGCCATGTGTGGATTAGACAACCGAGAGCAAACGGAACCTATGGCTATTTGGCTACAGGGACAACGGCCAATGGTAAGCGCAACGGTACGCCGTGGGGAACATTTAAATAG
- a CDS encoding WxL domain-containing protein: MKKYTHFKLSLTLLLFAGTFLAASQSVYASNLDSNGSVTVERKETSESADPENPGEEVNPGEGPSTKGDLRIDFVSSLNFASAEITATNRTYDSLAQLFYSDTAARGYYIQISDFRSEASGWNLTLSQDSQFSSPIIQTLEDRSLKGATLSFGNGWANSAGNSQMPVVSRDTLAINEMNTAYTVAVAGKAQGKGVWTIAFGASGENTSNQENTLTALTDERGNSVIDPTFNKQSYSNSAVSLSVPETIKIYPVQYTTTLTWSLEAAPTE, translated from the coding sequence ATGAAGAAATACACACACTTCAAGCTTTCTTTAACACTTCTTCTTTTTGCGGGTACTTTTCTGGCTGCTAGTCAATCAGTGTATGCATCTAACCTTGATAGCAATGGTTCAGTGACAGTAGAGCGAAAGGAAACGAGTGAGTCAGCAGATCCGGAAAATCCTGGAGAAGAAGTAAATCCTGGAGAAGGTCCTTCTACCAAAGGGGATCTTAGAATTGATTTTGTTTCCAGTTTGAATTTTGCGTCAGCTGAAATTACAGCGACGAATCGTACCTACGATTCGCTTGCACAGCTATTTTACAGCGATACAGCAGCTCGCGGATATTATATCCAGATAAGTGATTTTCGTTCAGAAGCTTCTGGTTGGAATTTGACCCTGTCACAAGACAGCCAGTTTTCCAGTCCGATTATTCAGACCCTTGAAGATCGGAGTTTAAAAGGAGCGACCTTGTCCTTTGGCAATGGCTGGGCTAATTCCGCGGGGAATAGTCAGATGCCAGTTGTTAGTCGAGATACATTAGCGATTAATGAAATGAATACGGCTTATACAGTAGCAGTTGCCGGAAAAGCGCAAGGGAAAGGTGTCTGGACTATTGCATTCGGTGCATCTGGTGAAAATACGTCTAATCAGGAGAATACCTTGACCGCGTTAACAGATGAGCGAGGTAATTCGGTGATCGATCCAACATTCAATAAGCAAAGCTATAGTAATTCAGCAGTTTCATTGAGTGTGCCGGAAACCATCAAGATCTATCCGGTCCAATATACAACAACATTAACATGGAGCTTGGAAGCTGCACCAACAGAATAA
- a CDS encoding pectate lyase-like adhesive domain-containing protein, with protein sequence MNERKRKKLIYVNLFVVLALFFAMFNVLYSSSSKLLAKTPLSLTLVEESVNKDQPFHIDISDQRSEAELEQVVEVDSSVAVDENKELTGMVRRELQLTLPQGINFDETTEKEMLKESGLAEFPVFQWNEEERTLSIIMSSAQTELRVVLTAESEGEYTVVLSDGSSDSEHQELKISVNTEQEAAVESVVSFAEENLALADSDGGEDLSTYDPNTVANVSNWEEFIRALGNVNISGINITSSFAIPSNPRLNLTSILTGGATSNNSGSAQYVYMGVSNIGRKVVIEGNNNLLDFGAIALCFYNTTGAWDLTWQNMTVYHGNYYGYTTFNDLSTANQQASAMRYHNVTNFGNQLMHSPQTDVYVSGKTSNNQMATYTTEFRTNWAINATNQINLYITNLTVLENAEFQMSSLQGGNIHLIGSGSLVIGKNAKMIVDGAQNELTGESDAQQTNLWIPGGGSVTLQEGALLQLTPKPQYSAIGMNGSGSKVSIGKGATLTINSSGHTSNTDGTNRNIVRLGAGATLEVAEEGTLDVRATGMGTSTSNLIHVQGVATFRVAKKGNFNAMSDSTGAGHSLIYFSSSGSTFQFADAERVNLERTNPVTNATATNNGLINIAGNGGTLNVDIQKVSMWRAGDFSDEPTMSWTPMYGMLLTYSGFAPTITSVSSLEQANIDNFRSNFTTRNVQRVLYEYIPDVDVVITSTATDEVDSSNSVTITGVTNPGAFVRLWDVPINETVTPAIDPSNDTVPSPVTAGGSAEFTNNFTVQADSSGNFSYTVPLGNHFTAGSTIHAYSFLNGKYDEATQVVLDKTPPTGEPRDFYAGMGNEVPSPSVFIQNPTDTNPLPQTFSYEYSDKNDLAALETMMNQIGTHTVYVNLMDDAGNTTEIEARLIVLETSRSITGSDFEASYLDIRDLSDQELEQFILANSNPEAYSIFEGVKIDLSSFITVSDFGGLNNYSNLQPNTPYTVTLTVPANDTTSLTTPLSTTIQVVVINMNAVLTVHFEDESRMALSGYTLTIGEGQDIDTPLNVGDVIDLTSAKFQVVQDQLAALELAGYEISQRPENEMSLMITETAQTVTYTVTGQLFLKSAPLTVDFGKIIYNAKVQRVDNPTTDGDLVVTDTRANKSAGWTLYAALTTNMKNDATGSVMNEALWYVDSAGDEISLTLDSGNQAIYRNTSGGNFDVTSTWGETSAEPGLKLVADPTKTTVSSIGTYSGVVTWTIMAGQP encoded by the coding sequence ATGAATGAAAGAAAAAGGAAAAAACTAATTTACGTAAACCTATTTGTGGTTTTAGCACTATTTTTTGCAATGTTCAATGTGCTCTATAGTTCGAGTAGTAAACTGTTAGCGAAAACACCGTTGTCTCTTACTTTAGTTGAAGAGTCAGTCAATAAAGATCAGCCCTTTCACATTGATATTTCCGATCAACGCAGTGAGGCAGAACTTGAACAAGTCGTTGAAGTAGATTCATCTGTTGCAGTTGATGAAAACAAAGAGCTGACCGGTATGGTCAGAAGAGAGCTGCAGTTAACTCTTCCTCAAGGGATAAACTTTGATGAAACTACTGAAAAGGAAATGCTCAAAGAGAGCGGTCTGGCGGAATTTCCAGTGTTTCAATGGAATGAAGAGGAACGCACCTTAAGCATTATAATGTCATCTGCGCAAACTGAACTGCGAGTAGTACTAACTGCAGAAAGTGAGGGTGAATACACAGTTGTATTGAGTGATGGAAGCTCTGATTCAGAGCATCAGGAGCTTAAAATAAGTGTGAATACTGAACAAGAAGCAGCAGTTGAGTCAGTTGTTTCATTTGCAGAAGAGAACCTTGCATTAGCTGATTCTGATGGAGGAGAAGATTTATCTACTTACGATCCAAACACTGTTGCAAATGTTTCTAACTGGGAAGAATTTATTCGAGCATTAGGGAATGTAAATATCTCAGGAATAAACATTACGTCCAGTTTTGCGATTCCTTCTAATCCTAGACTTAATTTAACAAGTATTCTGACTGGAGGAGCAACATCAAACAATAGTGGTAGTGCTCAATATGTTTATATGGGTGTTTCTAATATTGGTCGAAAAGTAGTGATTGAAGGGAATAACAACCTTCTCGATTTCGGTGCAATTGCTTTATGTTTCTACAATACTACTGGTGCTTGGGATCTAACCTGGCAGAATATGACTGTTTATCATGGGAATTACTATGGTTATACAACTTTTAATGATTTAAGTACTGCTAATCAGCAGGCTTCTGCCATGCGTTACCATAATGTTACCAACTTTGGCAATCAGTTGATGCACTCACCACAAACAGATGTATATGTGTCAGGAAAAACATCCAATAATCAGATGGCTACCTACACAACGGAGTTTCGTACAAACTGGGCAATTAACGCAACAAATCAGATAAATCTTTACATTACAAATTTAACTGTTTTAGAAAATGCGGAGTTCCAAATGAGCTCTCTTCAAGGCGGAAATATTCATTTGATCGGATCAGGCTCATTAGTGATCGGGAAGAATGCCAAGATGATTGTAGATGGGGCTCAAAATGAATTGACTGGTGAAAGTGATGCGCAACAAACTAACCTTTGGATTCCAGGGGGAGGAAGTGTGACACTTCAAGAAGGTGCCCTCTTACAATTAACGCCTAAGCCGCAATATTCTGCTATAGGAATGAACGGTTCAGGAAGTAAAGTTTCTATTGGCAAAGGGGCGACACTTACGATTAATTCAAGTGGCCACACGAGTAATACAGACGGTACTAATAGAAACATCGTTCGATTGGGGGCGGGTGCAACGCTGGAAGTGGCGGAAGAAGGAACCTTGGATGTTCGTGCAACGGGTATGGGAACTTCTACGTCTAATCTGATTCACGTTCAAGGTGTTGCGACATTTAGAGTTGCTAAAAAAGGGAATTTCAATGCGATGAGTGACAGCACTGGTGCAGGTCATAGTTTGATTTATTTCTCATCTTCAGGTTCTACCTTCCAGTTTGCAGATGCAGAACGGGTGAATTTGGAGCGGACAAATCCGGTTACGAATGCAACAGCTACTAATAATGGCTTGATCAATATTGCAGGAAATGGCGGTACGCTAAATGTGGACATACAAAAAGTCAGCATGTGGCGAGCTGGTGATTTTAGCGATGAACCGACAATGAGTTGGACGCCAATGTATGGGATGCTTTTAACGTATAGCGGCTTTGCGCCGACGATTACATCAGTATCTTCATTGGAGCAAGCAAATATTGATAATTTTAGAAGTAACTTTACTACTCGAAATGTTCAAAGGGTCCTCTACGAATATATTCCAGACGTAGATGTGGTGATTACCAGCACTGCGACGGATGAGGTAGATTCATCGAATTCAGTCACAATCACTGGTGTCACAAATCCAGGTGCTTTTGTTCGGCTTTGGGATGTTCCGATCAACGAAACGGTAACTCCAGCAATAGACCCATCAAATGATACAGTTCCAAGCCCAGTGACTGCCGGCGGATCAGCTGAGTTTACGAATAATTTTACAGTACAAGCAGATAGCTCTGGTAACTTTAGCTACACTGTTCCATTGGGCAATCATTTTACTGCGGGTTCAACGATCCACGCCTATTCATTTTTAAATGGAAAATACGATGAGGCTACTCAAGTTGTATTGGATAAGACACCACCAACTGGAGAACCAAGAGATTTCTATGCTGGGATGGGAAATGAAGTGCCAAGTCCAAGTGTCTTCATACAAAATCCAACAGATACAAATCCATTGCCGCAAACGTTCTCCTATGAATATTCAGACAAAAATGATTTGGCTGCTTTAGAGACGATGATGAATCAGATTGGTACGCATACGGTTTATGTGAATTTGATGGATGATGCTGGAAATACAACAGAAATTGAAGCACGGTTGATCGTTCTGGAAACGTCACGGTCAATTACCGGAAGTGACTTTGAGGCCTCTTATTTGGATATTCGTGACTTGTCGGATCAAGAGCTAGAGCAATTTATTCTAGCGAATAGTAATCCTGAAGCATACAGTATTTTTGAAGGCGTCAAAATAGACCTCAGTTCATTTATTACCGTGTCTGATTTTGGGGGATTAAACAATTACAGCAATCTACAACCGAATACACCCTATACGGTGACTTTGACTGTTCCAGCAAATGATACAACGAGCTTGACAACACCGTTATCAACAACGATTCAAGTGGTTGTTATCAATATGAATGCTGTGTTAACGGTTCACTTTGAAGATGAAAGTAGGATGGCATTGTCTGGCTATACACTGACGATTGGTGAAGGTCAAGATATTGATACGCCATTGAATGTAGGGGATGTAATTGATTTAACCAGTGCTAAATTCCAAGTCGTTCAAGATCAACTAGCTGCATTAGAACTAGCCGGCTATGAAATCAGTCAACGACCTGAGAATGAAATGAGCCTAATGATTACAGAGACGGCACAGACGGTCACTTATACAGTGACTGGACAGCTATTCCTAAAATCCGCACCATTGACCGTTGATTTTGGGAAGATCATTTATAATGCGAAAGTGCAGCGAGTAGACAATCCGACGACAGATGGGGATTTAGTTGTCACAGATACTCGTGCAAACAAATCGGCTGGTTGGACGCTTTATGCTGCATTGACAACGAATATGAAAAATGATGCAACAGGTTCAGTAATGAATGAAGCCCTCTGGTATGTAGATAGTGCGGGTGATGAAATCTCATTAACATTGGATTCCGGAAATCAAGCAATTTATCGAAATACCTCTGGTGGTAACTTTGATGTTACTAGTACCTGGGGGGAGACCTCAGCAGAACCAGGCTTAAAACTAGTTGCAGATCCAACCAAAACCACTGTTTCAAGTATCGGTACGTATTCAGGCGTTGTAACTTGGACCATTATGGCTGGACAACCGTAG
- a CDS encoding winged helix-turn-helix domain-containing protein — MYNLAIFNPSDYSNSSSPNLEEICFYEESQLLKHLSKIHGVVIYSSAEENLNNILELILSINKESTIPVWVRSATESAIIGKRVNLELGVLGNLGRDISDEEMFAIIENTFNMIYGQPTKVLEPSSYADIQLNALNCSIKVHDKAEIRLTRLEYRIVSLLFTKVNQAFTYEEIYQHVWGDDEESSDKKYRVANLVFHIRNKLVKYGLNADLLRTVRSVGYLLDTKVYETGLKEVMELTS; from the coding sequence ATGTATAATTTGGCGATTTTTAATCCGAGCGACTATTCAAATTCATCATCCCCTAATCTGGAAGAGATCTGTTTTTATGAAGAAAGTCAGCTGTTGAAACATCTGAGTAAGATTCACGGCGTAGTCATCTACAGTTCGGCAGAAGAGAATCTTAATAACATATTGGAGCTTATTTTATCTATTAATAAGGAATCGACTATTCCTGTATGGGTAAGGTCAGCGACAGAGAGTGCCATTATAGGAAAAAGAGTTAATCTGGAACTAGGGGTTCTGGGAAACTTGGGTAGAGATATCTCTGACGAAGAGATGTTTGCAATTATTGAAAACACCTTCAATATGATTTACGGACAACCAACTAAGGTTTTAGAGCCCTCATCTTATGCAGACATCCAACTTAATGCTTTAAATTGTAGCATAAAAGTCCATGATAAGGCAGAAATACGACTTACCCGATTAGAGTATCGGATTGTTTCGTTACTGTTCACAAAAGTTAATCAGGCATTTACATATGAGGAAATTTATCAGCATGTCTGGGGAGATGATGAGGAAAGTTCCGATAAAAAATATAGAGTAGCTAATTTAGTTTTTCACATTCGCAATAAGTTAGTTAAGTATGGCTTAAATGCCGATTTATTGAGAACAGTTCGCTCGGTTGGTTACCTTCTGGACACAAAGGTTTATGAAACTGGACTAAAGGAGGTGATGGAGCTAACAAGCTAA
- a CDS encoding LPXTG cell wall anchor domain-containing protein, with translation MKIEKTFLLTLALFLVGMTGFSSTVSATTGAGGQVNSKGQITFYDGTIESSTTEPSTSLPPEVSSSTVPITQKPQGGGTYPSTGEMIRKYSLMGFGLIAALLLIFLFNRRKKEEQ, from the coding sequence ATGAAAATAGAAAAAACTTTCTTATTGACTCTTGCCTTATTTCTGGTTGGAATGACAGGTTTTTCTTCCACTGTTTCGGCAACGACTGGTGCTGGAGGGCAAGTAAACAGTAAAGGACAAATTACTTTTTATGATGGAACAATCGAATCTTCGACAACTGAGCCTTCAACGAGTCTTCCACCGGAAGTTTCCAGTAGTACTGTTCCCATAACGCAAAAACCACAGGGTGGCGGAACCTATCCTAGTACAGGTGAAATGATCCGAAAATATAGCCTGATGGGATTTGGCCTAATCGCGGCTCTGCTCTTGATCTTCCTGTTTAATCGGAGAAAGAAGGAGGAGCAGTAA
- a CDS encoding matrixin family metalloprotease, with protein sequence MNRTEAIENAKRYWIQKGFDISKVQIIVKQSRPWCKPVVGYQKGSTVVVYEDKAKEYHVALDVVIAHEIGHYLGFRHYDTNHPIMRGRAQELGGMTL encoded by the coding sequence ATGAATAGAACTGAAGCCATTGAAAATGCTAAACGGTACTGGATCCAAAAAGGCTTTGACATTTCAAAGGTTCAGATTATCGTGAAGCAATCACGGCCATGGTGTAAGCCTGTTGTGGGCTACCAGAAGGGTTCCACGGTCGTTGTGTATGAAGACAAGGCAAAAGAGTATCACGTGGCCTTAGATGTGGTTATAGCCCATGAGATTGGCCATTATTTAGGATTTAGACACTATGACACTAACCACCCTATCATGAGGGGCAGAGCACAAGAACTTGGAGGAATGACATTATGA